A DNA window from Camelina sativa cultivar DH55 chromosome 17, Cs, whole genome shotgun sequence contains the following coding sequences:
- the LOC104756192 gene encoding 60S ribosomal protein L6-1, which produces MPAAKQRTPKVNRNPDLIRGVGKYSRSQMYHKRGLWAIKAKNGGVFPRHDAKSKVDAPVEKPAKFYPAEDVKKPLPNRRKPNPTKLKASITPGTVLIILAGRFKGKRVVFLKQLSSGLLLVTGPFKINGVPLRRVNQAYVIGTSTKVDISGVNVEKFDDKYFGKVAEKKKKKGEGEFFEGEKEEKKEIPQEKKDDQKTIDAAVIKSIEAVPELKMYLGARFSLSQGMKPHELVF; this is translated from the exons ATGCCGGCGGCGAAGCAGAGAACTCCCAAAGTTAACCGCAACCCTGACCTAATCAGGGGTGTCGGCAAATACTCGAGGTCTCAGATGTACCACAAGAGAGGTCTATGGGCTATCAAGGCCAAAAACGGCGGCGTTTTCCCCCGTCATGATGCTAAGTCTAAGGTCGATGCTCCGGTTGAGAAGCCAGCCAAGTTTTACCCTGCCGAAGACGTTAAGAAGCCACTTCCTAACAGACGCAAGCCTAACCCCACCAAGCTAAA AGCAAGCATCACTCCAGGAACAGTGTTGATCATTCTTGCTGGTAGGTTCAAGGGCAAGAGAGTTGTATTCCTGAAGCAGCTTTCTTCTGGTCTGCTTCTTGTTACAG GCCCGTTCAAGATCAATGGTGTTCCATTGAGACGTGTGAACCAGGCTTATGTTATTGGAACCTCAACAAAGGTTGACATTTCTGGAGTCAACGTTGAGAAGTTCGATGACAAGTACTTTGGAAAGGttgctgagaagaagaagaagaaaggtgaagGCGAGTTCTtcgaaggagagaaagag gagaagaaagagatcccacaagagaagaaagatgacCAGAAAACCATCGATGCTGCTGTGATCAAATCCATCGAAGCAGTCCCAGAGCTCAAGATGTACCTTGGAGCCAGGTTCTCATTGAGTCAAGGAATGAAACCACATGAGCTTGTTTTCTAG
- the LOC104759284 gene encoding tetraspanin-11-like has protein sequence MEGQIRQLKDIFDRFDMDSDGSLTILELAALLRSLGLKPSGDQXTGIVALMGFSIFLFFVTNKGAGHVVSGRGYREYRTYEFSTWLNGFVGGKRWVGIRSCLAEARVCDDLSDGPVSQIADAFYHKNLSPIQSGCCKPPSDCNFEFRNATMWMPPTKNETAVGANNNEDCGTWSNVQTELCYNCNACKAGVLANIRAKWRNLLVFNICLLILLIIVYSCGCCARRNNRTARKSDHA, from the exons atggagggaCAGATTAGACAACTAAAAGACATTTTCGACCGGTTCGACATGGATTCAGACGGAAGCTTGACAATATTAGAACTCGCTGCGCTTCTCCGGTCACTCGGCCTCAAACCTTCAGGCGACCAAANCACGGGCATTGTTGCGTTGATGGGATTCTCcatatttctcttctttgtgaCAAACAAAGGAGCCGGTCATGTTGTCTCCGGAAGAGGGTATAGAGAGTACCGGACGTATGAATTCTCCACTTGGCTTAACGGGTTCGTTGGTGGTAAAAGATGGGTTGGGATAAGATCTTGTTTGGCTGAGGCTAGGGTGTGTGATGATTTGAGTGATGGTCCTGTTAGTCAGATCGCTGATGCCTTTTATCACAAGAACTTGTCTCCAATCCAG TCAGGGTGTTGTAAGCCGCCATCAGATTGCAACTTCGAGTTCAGAAACGCTACTATGTGGATGCCGCCGACCAAAAACGAAACGGCGGTTGGGGCGAACAACAACGAAGACTGCGGTACATGGAGCAACGTGCAAACGGAGTTGTGTTACAATTGCAACGCATGCAAAGCGGGAGTGTTAGCCAACATAAGAGCTAAATGGAGGAATCTTCTGGTCTTCAACATTTGTCTCCTCATTCTCCTCATCATCGTCTATTCCTGCGGTTGCTGTGCTCGTCGTAACAATCGGACGGCTAGGAAAAGCGATCATGCTTAA
- the LOC104756189 gene encoding 2-isopropylmalate synthase 1, chloroplastic: MASSLLRNPNLLSTTPSLPTFSSKPTTPFSFRVQPSRHCSISLRSQTLRLSCSISDPSPLPPHIPLRRRPEYIPNRISDPNYVRVFDTTLRDGEQSPGATLTSKEKLDIARQLAKLGVDIIEAGFPAASKDDFEAVKTIAETIGNTVDENGYVPVICGLSRCNKKDIERAWDAVKYAKRPRIHTFIATSDIHLEHKLKKTKAEVIEIARNMVRFARSLGCEDVEFSPEDAGRSEREYLYEILGEVIKAGATTLNIPDTVGITLPIEFGQLIADIKANTPGIENVIISTHCQNDLGLSTANTLSGAHAGARQVEVTINGIGERAGNASLEEVVMAIKCRGDHVLGGLYTGLDTRHIVMTSKMVEEYTGMQTQPHKAIVGANAFAHESGIHQDGMLKHKGTYEIICPEEIGLERSNDAGIVLGKLSGRHALKDRLTELGYDLDDEQLSTIFWRFKTVAEQKKRVTDADIIALVSDEVFQPEAVWKLLDIQITCGTLGLSTATVKLADADGKEHVACSMGTGPVDSAYKAVDLIVKEPATLLEYSMNAVTEGIDAIATTRVLIRGSNKYSSTNAITGEEVLRTFSGTGSEIDIVVSSVKAYVGALNKMMDFKENSSPTKIPSQKNRVPA, encoded by the exons ATGGCGTCTTCGCTTCTgagaaaccctaatctcttaTCAACAACTCCTTCTCTTCCCACCTTCTCCTCAAAGCCAACAACACCTTTCTCATTCCGAGTCCAACCTTCCCGTCACTGTTCCATCTCTCTCCGAAGCCAAACCCTTCGCCTCTCATGCTCAATCTCAGATCCTTCTCCTCTCCCACCTCACATCCCTCTCCGTCGCCGTCCCGAATACATCCCCAACCGCATTTCCGATCCCAACTACGTCCGTGTCTTCGATACGACTCTACGAGACGGTGAACAGTCTCCAGGCGCTACACTCACTTCCAAGGAAAAGCTCGACATCGCTCGTCAGCTAGCTAAACTCGGCGTTGACATTATCGAGGCCGGCTTCCCCGCCGCGTCAAAAGATGATTTTGAAGCGGTTAAGACTATAGCTGAGACTATTGGAAACACTGTTGATGAGAATGGCTATGTTCCGGTCATCTGTGGACTCTCTAGGTGCAATAAGAAGGACATTGAGAGGGCTTGGGATGCTGTCAAGTATGCTAAACGGCCTAGGATCCATACTTTTATCGCTACCAGTGATATTCATTTGGAGCATAAACTGAAGAAAACTAAAGCAGAGGTCATTGAGATTGCTAGGAATATGGTTAGATTTGCGAGGAGCTTGGGTTGTGAAGACGTCGAGTTCAGTCCAGAAGATGCAGGAAG aTCGGAGAGAGAGTACTTATACGAGATTCTTGGTGAAGTGATTAAAGCTGGAGCAACAACACTCAACATACCTGATACTGTTGGTATTACTTTACCTATTGAGTTTGGTCAATTGATTGCTGATATCAAAGCCAATACTCCAGGGATCGAAAATGTTATCATCTCAACGCATTGTCAGAATGATCTTGGACTCTCTACCGCCAACACTTTATCT GGAGCACATGCAGGTGCAAGACAGGTGGAAGTGACAATCAATGGAATCGGTGAAAGAGCTGGAAACGCTTCACTGGAAGAG GTTGTGATGGCCATAAAATGCCGTGGAGATCATGTTTTAGGAGGTCTATATACTGGACTTGATACTCGGCACATTGTTATGACAAGCAAGATG GTTGAAGAGTACACTGGAATGCAGACACAGCCCCATAAGGCTATTGTAGGAGCGAATGCCTTTGCGCATGAAAGTGGTATTCATCAG GATGGAATGCTGAAACACAAGGGTACATATGAAATTATTTGTCCCGAAGAAATTGGGCTCGAACGATCAAATGATGCTGGCATTGTTTTGGGGAAGCTCAG TGGACGTCATGCGCTGAAAGACCGTTTGACTGAG CTTGGTTATGATTTAGATGATGAACAGCTAAGTACAATTTTCTGGCGCTTCAAAACTGTGGCTGAGCAGAAAAAG AGAGTTACCGATGCGGACATAATAGCTTTAGTATCTGATGAAGTTTTCCAGCCTGAAGCCGTGTGGAAACTCCTGGACATTCAG ATAACTTGTGGAACTCTCGGGCTTTCAACAGCAACTGTAAAACTTGCTGACGCTGATGGCAAAGAGCATGTCGCCTGTTCTATGGGAACCGGGCCTGTCGATTCAGCTTACAAGGCAGTCGATCTTATCGTAAAG GAACCAGCGACGCTGCTTGAGTACTCGATGAATGCAGTAACAGAAGGCATTGATGCTATCGCTACGACTCGAGTTCTCATCCGCGGAAGCAACAAATACTCATCTACAAATGCAATAACCGGTGAGGAAGTTCTAAGGACCTTCAG TGGAACGGGATCAGAAATAGATATTGTGGTGTCAAGCGTCAAAGCTTATGTTGGAGCTTTGAACAAAATGATGGACTTCAAAGAAAACTCCTCCCCCACAAAAATCCCTTCTCAAAAAAACAGAGTCCCTGCCTGA
- the LOC104756194 gene encoding probable calcium-binding protein CML15 isoform X1 produces MIIITSMISTISPGQIRQLKDIFDRFDMDSDGSLTILELAALLRSLGLKPSGDQIHVLLASMDSNGNGFVEFDELVGTILPDLNEEILINSEQLLDIFKSFDRDGNGFISAAELAGAMAKMGQPLTYKELTEMIKEADTNGDGVISFGEFASIMAKSAVDYFGLKINS; encoded by the exons atgatcatcatcacctCAATGATCTCAACGATCTCTCCC ggaCAGATTAGACAACTAAAAGACATTTTCGACCGGTTCGACATGGATTCAGACGGAAGCTTGACAATATTAGAACTCGCTGCGCTTCTCCGGTCACTCGGCCTCAAACCTTCAGGCGACCAAATCCACGTTTTGTTAGCTAGCATGGACTCAAACGGCAACGGTTTTGTCGAATTTGATGAGCTTGTTGGCACGATTCTTCCTGATCTGAACGAAGAGATCTTAATCAATTCCGAGCAATTACTCGACATTTTCAAATCGTTTGATAGAGATGGAAATGGATTCATCAGCGCGGCCGAGCTTGCAGGAGCAATGGCCAAGATGGGCCAACCATTGACGTATAAAGAACTAACGGAAATGATCAAAGAAGCAGATACAAATGGAGATGGTGTAATTAGTTTTGGTGAATTTGCTTCCATTATGGCCAAATCTGCTGTTGATTACTTTGGATTAAAAATTAATTCGTGA
- the LOC104756191 gene encoding tetraspanin-11-like: MFRVSNFVVGVANTLVMLVGISAIGYSIYMFVHQGVTDCESAIRAPLLTTGCILFVVSLIGVIGSCFKENFAMVSYLIILFTGIVALMGGIVALMGFSIFLFFVTNKGAGHVVSGRGYREYRTYEFSTWLNGFVGGKRWVGIRSCLAEARVCDDLSDGPVSQIADAFYHKNLSPIQSGCCKPPSDCNFEFRNATMWMPPTKNETAVGANNNEDCGTWSNVQTELCYNCNACKAGVLANIRAKWRNLLVFNICLLILLIIVYSCGCCARRNNRTARKSDHA; the protein is encoded by the exons atgttTCGAGTAAGCAATTTCGTGGTGGGTGTAGCCAACACATTGGTGATGTTAGTGGGCATATCAGCCATTGGTTACTCGATTTACATGTTCGTTCATCAAGGCGTGACCGATTGTGAATCAGCCATTCGGGCACCACTTCTCACGACCGGATGCATCCTCTTCGTGGTGTCTCTGATCGGGGTGATAGGATCTTGTTTCAAGGAAAACTTCGCAATGGTCTCGTACTTGATCATACTGTTCACGGGCATTGTTGCGTTGATGGG GGGCATTGTTGCGTTGATGGGATTCTCcatatttctcttctttgtgaCAAACAAAGGAGCCGGTCATGTTGTCTCCGGAAGAGGGTATAGAGAGTACCGGACGTATGAATTCTCCACTTGGCTTAACGGGTTCGTTGGTGGTAAAAGATGGGTTGGAATAAGATCTTGTTTGGCTGAGGCTAGGGTGTGTGATGATTTGAGTGATGGTCCTGTTAGTCAGATCGCTGATGCCTTTTATCACAAGAACTTGTCTCCAATCCAG TCAGGGTGTTGTAAGCCGCCATCAGATTGCAACTTCGAGTTCAGAAACGCTACTATGTGGATGCCGCCGACCAAAAACGAAACGGCGGTTGGGGCGAACAACAACGAAGACTGCGGTACATGGAGCAACGTGCAAACGGAGTTGTGTTACAATTGCAACGCATGCAAAGCGGGAGTGTTAGCCAACATAAGAGCTAAATGGAGGAATCTTCTGGTCTTCAACATTTGTCTCCTCATTCTCCTCATCATCGTCTATTCCTGCGGTTGCTGTGCTCGTCGTAACAATCGGACGGCTAGGAAAAGCGATCATGCTTAA
- the LOC104756190 gene encoding tetraspanin-16-like, protein MSELRTGFLTMATIILICMGLTMTGTGLYYRKTVSKCIRETDGSFIVIGLLLLVIPQFALYAICFRSKRMFTTYIYAMIFVCIVLAGYSLKCFIYNTTFGIAKNPAEDKRTAKQLVGQLVPASKLAKATDCIIHNHNCNYNASLNSNVWKYCCAQPKGCGERTMFGKPGEWSWKHQHVENHVPEDCSYEYCLSCRGCELSILKAIVHQWKYLSMFSYPSLFLVCVSLAIAKSIFDTFDEPDDYRGHYT, encoded by the exons ATGTCTGAGCTAAGAACTGGGTTCCTAACAATGGCGACCATAATCCTCATATGCATGGGATTAACTATGACGGGAACAGGTTTATATTATAGAAAAACAGTCTCAAAATGTATCCGAGAGACGGATGGCAGTTTCATTGTCATTGGTTTGCTCTTGCTGGTGATTCCTCAGTTTGCTCTTTACGCAATCTGCTTTCGCTCCAAACGTATGTTCACAACTTACATATATGCAATGATATTCGTATGCATTGTCCTTGCTGGCTACTCTTTAAAGTGTTTCATCTACAATACAACCTTTGGAATCGCCAAGAACCCGGCCGAGGATAAGCGAACCGCCAAGCAACTGGTCGGTCAGTTGGTCCCGGCAAGTAAACTTGCAAAAGCCACAGACTGCATCATTCATAACCATAACTGTAACTACAATGCCAGCCTAAACAGCAATGTTTGG AAGTATTGCTGCGCACAACCAAAAGGATGTGGAGAGAGGACAATGTTCGGGAAGCCAGGAGAATGGAGTTGGAAACATCAACACGTAGAGAACCATGTTCCTGAAGATTGCTCATACGAATACTGTCTGAGTTGCAGAGGTTGCGAGCTGAGCATCTTAAAAGCCATAGTTCATCAATGGAAATATCTCTCCATGTTCTCTTATCCTTCACTATTTCTCGTTTGTGTCAGCCTCGCCATTGCCAAGTCCATTTTTGACACTTTCGATGAGCCCGATGATTATCGAGGCCATTATACTTGA
- the LOC104756196 gene encoding zinc finger BED domain-containing protein RICESLEEPER 2-like: protein MDWNVNNAFKTYKEMEPKAIMDMSLVQHPDPIDIGLGSSSSDKANTVTPKRKKTMTSVYLKYFETAPDSKTRKCKFCGQSYSIATATGNLGRHLANRHPGYDKSADIVTVPQTPPVVVKPSQSQSKAQAPQLDYDHLNWLVLKWLALSSLPPSTVDESWLGNSFKFLNPAIQLWPAEKYKAILHEVFRSMRGDVKTSLEHIQSKVSVTLGFWSSYQNIFYMSVTGQWIDEHWSSHRLLLDICRIPYPSGGSEIFSSLLKVLKIYAIEDRVLCCTHDNSQNAIHACHALKEYLDGQKVLPFCYIPCAAQTLNEIIDEGLATIKPIISKVREFTQELNGSIELSDDFIQLTTAYQEGNWKLPIDTSSRWSGNYQMVNILCKAGKSLDSVIRNTENCLENRMMLTSAEKNAVTIVHSYLDLDSFHKTTQDMCTNKDLTVGLALLFMDNISEMITTCQKSCHNPDWLRTCAESMAQKARSYNTQVCNVFTYITAVLDPRIKTEYIPETINLESYIDEARTHFIRNYSSSHFTSSMSSGYRPQDMDEGGGGNISFAEEIARRKRRGSMSNNVVDELTQYLSESIVPMQTDVLDWWKVNSGRYPRLSNMARDFLAVQATSAAPEEIFCGKGEEIDKQKYCMPQDSTQSVLCIRSWIEAGMKLKFKSNEIDYERLMELAATVGADNSVGGLDKNQHTR from the exons ATGGATTGGAATGTAAACAATGCATTCAAAACCTACAAAG AGATGGAACCTAAAGCTATAATGGATATGAGTCTTGTTCAACACCCTGATCCCATTGACATTGGATtaggctcttcttcttctgataaaGCTAATACTGTTACCCCTAAACGTAAGAAGACAATGACATCTGTCTATCTCAAGTATTTTGAGACTGCACCAGACAGCAAAACTCGGAAATGCAAATTCTGTGGACAAAGCTACTCCATTGCTACAGCCActg GAAACCTTGGAAGGCATCTGGCTAATAGACATCCAGGCTATGATAAGTCAGCAGATATTGTCACAGTACCACAGACACCACCGGTTGTTGTGAAGCCGTCACAATCTCAGTCGAAAGCACAAGCACCGCAACTCGATTATGATCATCTTAACTGGTTAGTTCTTAAGTGGCTTGCTTTGTCATCGCTTCCTCCCTCTACTGTAGACGAAAGTTGGTTGGGAAactctttcaaatttcttaacCCAGCCATCCAGTTATGGCCGGCTGAGAAATATAAAGCTATACTTCATGAGGTTTTCAGAAGTATGCGGGGAGATGTGAAGACATCTTTGGAGCATATCCAATCCAAAGTTTCTGTCACGTTAGGTTTCTGGAGTTcatatcaaaacattttttatatgagCGTTACAGGGCAATGGATAGATGAACACTGGTCTTCTCATAGATTGCTGCTGGACATTTGTCGGATTCCTTATCCCTCTGGGGGTTCTGAGATCTTTAGCTCCCTTTTGAAAGTCCTTAAGATATATGCCATTGAAGACAGGGTTCTATGTTGTACACATGACAACAGCCAAAACGCTATTCACGCTTGTCATGCCCTGAAGGAGTACTTGGATGGTCAAAAGGTCTTGCCTTTCTGCTATATCCCCTGTGCTGCTCAAACTTTGAATGAAATTATTGATGAGGGGTTAGCTACTATAAAGCCCATAATCTCAAAGGTCAGAGAGTTCACACAGGAGTTAAACGGATCGATAGAGCTATCAGATGATTTCATTCAGTTGACAACAGCTTATCAAGAAGGCAACTGGAAACTTCCGATAGATACTTCGTCTCGTTGGAGTGGCAATTACCAGATGGTCAACATCTTGTGCAAG GCTGGCAAGTCCTTGGACTCGGTGATTAGGAACACTGAGAATTGTCTAGAGAACAGAATGATGTTGACGTCTGCAGAGAAGAACGCGGTGACTATTGTCCATAGTTACTTGGATTTGGATTCATTCCACAAGACCACTCAAGATATGTGCACGAACAAGGATCTCACGGTTGGTCTGGCACTGCTCTTCATGGATAACATATCTGAGATGATCACGACTTGCCAAAAATCATGCCACAATCCAGACTGGCTAAGAACTTGTGCTGAAAGCATGGCTCAGAAGGCCAGAAGTTACAACACCCAAGTGTGCAACGTGTTCACTTACATTACAGCCGTTCTTGACCCGCGGATCAAAACAGAGTACATTCCAGAGACGATAAATCTCGAAAGCTATATAGATGAAGCAAGAACCCATTTCATTCGTAACTATTCCTCCTCTCATTTCACATCTTCCATGAGTAGCGGGTACCGTCCTCAGGACATggatgaaggaggaggagggaatATCTCATTTGCAGAGGAAATCGctagaaggaaaagaagaggaagtatGAGTAACAACGTTGTCGATGAACTAACTCAGTACTTATCAGAGTCTATAGTCCCGATGCAAACCGATGTGTTGGATTGGTGGAAGGTAAACAGCGGAAGATACCCTCGGCTTTCCAACATGGCTCGTGATTTCCTTGCGGTTCAGGCGACTTCCGCTGCACCGGAAGAGATATTTTGCGGTAAAGGCGAAGAGATTGATAAGCAAAAGTATTGCATGCCTCAAGATAGCACGCAGTCTGTTCTTTGTATCAGATCATGGATTGAAGCTGGTATGAAACTGAAGTTCAAGTCTAATGAGATTGACTATGAACGGCTAATGGAGTTAGCTGCCACCGTGGGGGCCGATAATTCTGTAGGAGGTTTAGACAAGAATCAACATACTAGGTGA
- the LOC104756194 gene encoding probable calcium-binding protein CML15 isoform X2, which produces MEGQIRQLKDIFDRFDMDSDGSLTILELAALLRSLGLKPSGDQIHVLLASMDSNGNGFVEFDELVGTILPDLNEEILINSEQLLDIFKSFDRDGNGFISAAELAGAMAKMGQPLTYKELTEMIKEADTNGDGVISFGEFASIMAKSAVDYFGLKINS; this is translated from the coding sequence atggagggaCAGATTAGACAACTAAAAGACATTTTCGACCGGTTCGACATGGATTCAGACGGAAGCTTGACAATATTAGAACTCGCTGCGCTTCTCCGGTCACTCGGCCTCAAACCTTCAGGCGACCAAATCCACGTTTTGTTAGCTAGCATGGACTCAAACGGCAACGGTTTTGTCGAATTTGATGAGCTTGTTGGCACGATTCTTCCTGATCTGAACGAAGAGATCTTAATCAATTCCGAGCAATTACTCGACATTTTCAAATCGTTTGATAGAGATGGAAATGGATTCATCAGCGCGGCCGAGCTTGCAGGAGCAATGGCCAAGATGGGCCAACCATTGACGTATAAAGAACTAACGGAAATGATCAAAGAAGCAGATACAAATGGAGATGGTGTAATTAGTTTTGGTGAATTTGCTTCCATTATGGCCAAATCTGCTGTTGATTACTTTGGATTAAAAATTAATTCGTGA
- the LOC104756187 gene encoding uncharacterized protein LOC104756187, with translation MKTSMSIIIVFFVTFLVISASSLNPEETCIQRDIDRSQPPSFSLEPKKSMMDTLCRDMARFVMFSVRITGKFPSRYVKAMCNVFGNDEKKVKEYVLKRWLGGSKFVSSLSCSFH, from the coding sequence ATGAAGACTTCCATGagcatcatcatcgtcttctttgtAACCTTCTTGGTTATCTCTGCTTCTTCCTTGAACCCTGAGGAAACTTGCATTCAAAGAGACATCGACAGGTCGCAACCTCCAAGCTTTTCACTCGAACCCAAGAAGTCTATGATGGACACGTTGTGCAGAGACATGGCTCGTTTCGTCATGTTCTCTGTGAGGATAACCGGAAAATTCCCATCTCGCTATGTTAAGGCGATGTGTAATGTCTTTGGaaatgatgagaagaaagtGAAGGAGTACGTTTTGAAGAGATGGTTGGGAGGTTCGAAGTTCGTGTCTAGTTTATCTTGTTCTTTTCATTGA